From the Desulfobacterales bacterium genome, one window contains:
- a CDS encoding acetate--CoA ligase family protein, which translates to MDLRRILNAESVAIVGASKVVTKRGYQAIKTLLDEKYEGSIYPVNPKEKRVLGLTCYPDLAAIPGVVDIALITTPAHTVPELLKACGQKGIAGAVIIAGGFRETGEEGVQLENQIIESARQHKVRLIGPNTSGMMNLKTNLNLVGLKGTRSGDIALLSQSGNMALSLITEAKIKSLKGYSYYVGVGNEADIRFHEYLEFFRQDPGTRAIVMYVEGMHQGREFLIQAYKTTIDKPIILLKSGRSSKGKQSAGSHTGALAGISEVSNTAFRRAGIVVIENSDELFPAAETLSSLPPIRNNSVAILADGGGHATIAADLLTDLGMHIPELNEKTQAKLRKILPAGAAVRNPVDVAGGTDAEPALMAECAKIIMKDPQVGGLLIAGLFGGYGIRFSETLSLQEEDAAHQMGKIVKKQEKPIIVHSLYTFEKPHSLHLLRYYNIPVYDSLDIACKCIGVLGQYGEYLRSYHAKTNFILNPDAKRKPQGVSLIEEARQRGNGLLLEIEGKQLLALHGAPIALDKSLTPNGRNAKASRHADKLHCRSFLAKTADEAVNIAKHIDSAVAMKIISPDILHKSDAKGVRLNIRTEKEIRDAFKSIMEHARQYAPHADIRGVSISPMASAGLEVIIGTKIDDQFGPVIMYGLGGIMVEILKDVSFRVVPISRRSAKKMIEDTKSFPILNGARGQAPYDKKALEDLLLTCSEVVESYPEIQEMDLNPVILHEKGLSIVDVRIILKKITGWECH; encoded by the coding sequence ATGGATTTAAGAAGAATATTGAATGCTGAGTCCGTGGCGATTGTGGGCGCCTCTAAAGTGGTAACCAAACGCGGGTATCAGGCAATCAAAACCCTTCTTGATGAAAAGTATGAGGGAAGTATTTATCCGGTCAACCCAAAGGAAAAGCGCGTATTGGGCCTTACCTGCTATCCGGATCTTGCCGCCATTCCGGGCGTTGTCGATATCGCATTGATTACCACACCGGCCCACACCGTTCCGGAGTTGCTAAAGGCCTGCGGCCAAAAAGGCATCGCCGGAGCCGTGATCATTGCGGGTGGATTCAGGGAGACGGGCGAAGAAGGGGTGCAGCTCGAAAATCAAATTATCGAGAGCGCGCGGCAGCACAAGGTGCGACTGATCGGCCCCAACACCTCCGGTATGATGAACTTAAAGACGAACCTCAATCTGGTGGGGCTCAAGGGTACCCGAAGCGGCGACATCGCGCTGCTGTCTCAAAGCGGGAATATGGCCTTGAGCCTAATCACAGAGGCCAAAATCAAAAGCCTGAAGGGGTATTCCTATTATGTCGGCGTCGGCAATGAGGCGGATATTCGATTTCATGAGTATCTGGAATTTTTCAGGCAGGATCCGGGCACCCGGGCCATCGTTATGTATGTTGAGGGGATGCACCAGGGCCGGGAGTTTTTGATCCAAGCCTATAAAACAACCATCGATAAGCCCATTATTTTACTCAAAAGCGGCCGGTCGTCCAAGGGAAAACAGTCCGCCGGATCGCATACCGGCGCACTGGCCGGTATTTCGGAAGTTTCAAACACTGCTTTCAGGCGGGCCGGAATTGTGGTCATTGAAAATTCCGATGAACTCTTCCCGGCCGCGGAAACGCTTTCCAGCCTGCCGCCCATTCGCAACAACAGCGTCGCCATTCTGGCAGACGGCGGCGGACACGCCACGATTGCCGCCGATCTGTTAACCGATCTGGGCATGCACATTCCGGAATTAAATGAAAAAACACAAGCGAAGCTCAGAAAGATTCTTCCGGCCGGAGCCGCAGTGCGAAATCCGGTGGATGTGGCCGGCGGCACGGATGCGGAACCCGCCCTGATGGCCGAGTGCGCCAAAATCATCATGAAAGATCCCCAAGTGGGCGGCCTTTTAATTGCCGGTCTATTCGGCGGTTACGGCATTCGCTTTTCAGAAACCCTGTCTCTTCAGGAAGAAGATGCGGCGCACCAGATGGGAAAAATTGTTAAAAAACAGGAGAAGCCCATTATCGTCCATAGCCTGTATACCTTTGAAAAACCGCACTCGCTGCATTTACTTCGCTATTATAATATTCCGGTGTATGACTCTCTGGACATCGCCTGCAAATGCATCGGCGTATTGGGCCAATACGGTGAATACCTGAGAAGCTATCATGCCAAAACCAATTTCATTCTGAATCCCGACGCCAAAAGAAAACCCCAGGGCGTCAGCCTGATTGAGGAAGCCAGGCAACGCGGCAACGGCCTGCTGCTGGAAATTGAGGGAAAACAGCTTTTGGCACTCCACGGCGCGCCCATAGCCCTGGATAAAAGCCTGACGCCAAACGGCCGAAACGCGAAGGCATCGCGTCATGCCGACAAGCTTCATTGCCGTTCCTTTCTGGCCAAAACCGCCGACGAAGCCGTGAATATCGCAAAACACATAGACAGCGCTGTTGCCATGAAAATCATCTCGCCGGACATTTTGCACAAGAGCGACGCCAAAGGCGTTCGCCTGAATATACGGACGGAAAAAGAAATTCGGGATGCCTTTAAAAGCATCATGGAACATGCCCGGCAATACGCACCCCATGCGGATATTCGAGGCGTCTCCATCTCTCCCATGGCCAGCGCGGGACTGGAAGTGATTATCGGCACCAAAATCGATGACCAGTTCGGGCCTGTCATCATGTACGGCTTGGGCGGCATCATGGTGGAAATTCTGAAAGATGTTTCCTTTCGGGTCGTGCCGATTTCCAGAAGATCCGCCAAAAAAATGATCGAGGATACAAAATCTTTTCCCATTCTCAATGGCGCCCGCGGGCAGGCGCCCTATGACAAAAAGGCGCTGGAGGATTTGCTGTTGACCTGCTCCGAAGTCGTCGAAAGCTATCCGGAAATACAGGAAATGGATTTAAACCCCGTTATCCTGCATGAAAAGGGACTGAGTATTGTGGATGTGCGGATTATCTTGAAAAAAATAACCGGTTGGGAATGCCATTAA
- the aroC gene encoding chorismate synthase — protein MAGSTFGTLFRITTWGESHGKAVGVVVDGCPPHLPLSEETIQRMLDRRRPGRSAASTPRKEPDQAIILSGVFNGVTTGTPILIMVHNKDARSSAYEEMADIYRPGHGDFTYQAKYGIRDWRGGGRASARETVGRVAAGAVSNVLLAQETITVSACTIELGGIRAARRDLEEVDKNEFGCPDRSVVPEMAQRVADVKKKGDSIGGVVEIRVKGMPSGLGEPVFDKLDAALAGALMGIGAVKGVEIGAGFNAAGMLGSENNDPITPEGFATNHAGGILAGISNGDDIIARVAVKPIPSIQIEQHTIDRSNHPKTLSIKGRHDISAIPRINVVCEAMVSLVLADHLLRQRALGQGPSGSCMKQTHY, from the coding sequence ATGGCCGGCAGCACGTTTGGCACGCTGTTTAGAATAACGACCTGGGGGGAGTCTCACGGAAAAGCCGTCGGCGTTGTGGTGGACGGCTGCCCGCCCCATCTGCCGTTGAGCGAAGAGACCATTCAACGGATGCTGGACCGGCGGCGTCCCGGGCGCTCCGCCGCCAGCACCCCTCGAAAAGAACCCGACCAGGCCATAATTCTGTCCGGTGTTTTTAACGGCGTTACCACGGGCACCCCCATTCTGATCATGGTGCATAACAAAGACGCCAGATCCAGTGCCTATGAAGAGATGGCCGATATTTACCGGCCTGGTCACGGGGATTTTACCTACCAGGCGAAATACGGCATTCGGGACTGGCGGGGCGGCGGCCGGGCGTCCGCCCGCGAGACCGTCGGCCGGGTGGCGGCAGGAGCCGTTTCCAATGTGCTTCTGGCGCAAGAAACCATCACCGTATCAGCCTGTACGATTGAGCTGGGCGGCATTCGGGCCGCGCGACGGGACTTGGAAGAGGTGGATAAAAACGAATTCGGCTGCCCGGATAGGTCGGTGGTGCCCGAGATGGCCCAGCGGGTTGCGGACGTGAAGAAAAAGGGGGATTCGATCGGCGGGGTAGTGGAGATTCGGGTCAAGGGGATGCCGTCCGGCTTAGGGGAACCTGTATTTGATAAATTGGACGCGGCTTTGGCCGGCGCTTTAATGGGCATCGGCGCGGTAAAAGGGGTCGAGATCGGCGCCGGATTTAACGCCGCTGGCATGCTGGGATCTGAAAACAATGACCCGATAACGCCCGAGGGGTTTGCCACGAATCATGCCGGCGGCATTCTCGCGGGAATTTCCAATGGGGATGACATCATCGCGCGGGTGGCGGTCAAACCGATTCCCTCCATTCAAATAGAGCAACATACCATCGACCGGTCGAATCACCCCAAAACGCTGAGTATCAAAGGCCGCCACGACATTTCGGCCATTCCCAGAATCAACGTCGTCTGTGAAGCCATGGTCAGCCTGGTGCTGGCGGATCATTTGCTGCGGCAAAGGGCGTTGGGGCAGGGGCCTTCAGGTTCATGCATGAAACAGACTCATTATTAA